One genomic segment of Gottschalkia acidurici 9a includes these proteins:
- a CDS encoding homocysteine S-methyltransferase family protein — protein sequence MNFETCFQISSAILMEGALGERLKREYSVEFDDKVAMAGLVYNTHSREAMESIFKEYVTIAEKYKLPFIATTPTRRANLEHVMQSEFDEKIIEDNVRFLQKIKTYASTDMFVGGLMGCKGDAYKATEILSIQEAHKLHSWQANLFKNSGVDFLFAGIMPALSEAIGMAKAMENTGLAYIISFMIRNNGRLIDGTTIHDAILSIDNETLRKPICYMANCVHPIVLKKALSCSCNETKLVKERFRGIQANTSQLSPEELDNSDDLKTSDSISLACNMMELNDYLTPKIFGGCCGTDNTHIEEIAKRLKMVDL from the coding sequence ATGAATTTTGAAACTTGCTTTCAAATATCTTCTGCAATATTGATGGAAGGGGCCTTAGGAGAGAGATTAAAGCGAGAGTATAGTGTAGAATTTGATGATAAAGTCGCAATGGCTGGATTAGTTTATAATACTCATTCAAGGGAAGCAATGGAAAGCATCTTTAAAGAGTATGTGACAATAGCTGAAAAGTACAAGTTGCCATTTATTGCAACCACACCAACGCGTAGAGCAAATTTAGAACATGTTATGCAATCGGAATTTGATGAAAAAATTATTGAGGATAACGTACGTTTTTTACAAAAAATCAAGACTTATGCAAGTACAGATATGTTTGTAGGTGGACTAATGGGGTGCAAAGGAGATGCTTATAAGGCAACAGAAATTTTATCTATACAAGAGGCTCATAAGCTTCACTCATGGCAAGCAAACTTATTTAAAAATTCAGGAGTAGATTTTTTATTTGCAGGAATTATGCCTGCATTATCTGAAGCTATTGGTATGGCAAAAGCAATGGAGAATACAGGGTTAGCATATATTATTAGTTTTATGATTAGAAATAATGGAAGGCTCATAGATGGAACCACTATTCATGATGCAATTTTAAGTATAGATAATGAAACTTTAAGAAAGCCAATTTGTTATATGGCAAATTGTGTTCATCCAATAGTTTTGAAAAAAGCACTATCCTGTTCTTGTAATGAAACTAAATTAGTAAAAGAACGCTTTAGAGGTATACAAGCAAACACTTCTCAATTGTCACCAGAGGAGTTAGATAATAGCGATGATTTAAAGACTTCTGATAGCATTAGCTTGGCTTGCAACATGATGGAGTTAAACGATTACCTTACTCCTAAAATTTTTGGTGGATGCTGTGGTACTGATAATACACATATAGAAGAAATAGCTAAAAGATTAAAAATGGTTGATTTATAG